GAATTACTACAAAAAGTTCCTTCACTAGAGACGAACAACGATTCAGAATTTATCAGCTTAATAGATGCTGATCAAATACAAAGATCGGGAAACGTGGGCGGTGTTTGTGATGTAGCCGAGAATATGTTGATATGTGAAGATACGTACCAGTGTCCAAATACCGACCAAGAGTTAATTCCTAACGATGATGTCACAATATTAAACTCACAATCGTATTATTCTGACTTGTTGTTAACATCGTGTTATGAGtctatgtatataccaataggcgGTGAGCTCCATGGCCCTCCAAATGAGGCTAGCAATTCTCATTTATGTGATGACGTTGGGCCACAAAATAAAAAAGATCAAGTTAATAACAACTCCATGCAAATTAACGACATTCAAAATCAGATGATGTCAGCGGATGATGATGCTTCAGAAAACAATAAAGGAGTTTTATCTTATGATCCTCCTCGTTTCCCGAGCTTAGACATCCCGTTTTTTAGCTGTGATCTAGTACCGTACAGTAGTGGTGATATGCAATATGAATATAGCCCTCTTGGTATTCGAAAGTTGATGATGTCATCTACGAGTTGTTTTAGCCCATACAGATTATGGGACTCACCTTCACAGTCTGACAGCCCAGATGCTGTACTGAAAAGTGCTGCCAAAACATTCACGTGCACACCGTCTATATTAAAGAAGAGAAATCGTGACATCTGTTCACCGTTATCTGAAAAAAGATGTGAAAAGAAGCTCGAACGTTCGTTTTTTTCAAACTTGGCCCGAGACTTTTGTCGGTTAGAAGTTATGTATGATGAAAATAAGTGCCAGGTGTCGCCAGCATCGAGTGATAAACAAGATTCTGGAGCGTTTCTTGAAGATAAAGAAAATTTGATTCCTGCTGCTGACGTGGTGGAAAATGAAGGTGTTGATGGCACTGAACTGAAAGTGAGTGCAAAACTGAAAATTTGATTTATTGTTTATATTTCAATTTGTTAATTATAATTTTGGTTTTTTTATGTGGAATAACAAAATATTGTTTCAGAAGTGTCAGGTGCGAGAGTCATCTGGAATACTTACAGAAAGGAACATGGACAATTTGTCATTTTTTTCGCCTGATAAAATTATCAATAAATCTGAAACACCCAAGGGACCAAGTGTGAAAAAATCTGGAATAAACAGCTCCAAATGTTCAGAGGTTTCGTTAACGGAAGTCAATACGGAGGCGGTTTTATGCGATAATCCACGTGAATCACTTGTTAGTCCTCGTACCATCACGGGAAAGAAGGCGGGAAGTTGTCTTGTTGCATCGATGCAATCTGCTCCTTCATCACTGATCAGTGTTGAAAATTCTGCAAATGATACGTCTGTCGAAACGTTTGGCATGTGAGTTTTCTCAATTTCTTAGTTCAATCTTAAAATTAAAGTTCATATTCttctctttaattttttttttttttctttcttgagaTTTGGTAAAATGGGCAGGTCAGCAAGAGTGGGTAATGGGTTATGACGGGTTTGAATAGGGTTCAAATATATATACTTTCTGTTGATTCAAGTTTTAAACATTTTGACATGTTCCTTATCTAACCAAAATTTTTTCTCAACCATTTGACCTTTTGAGTAAAAGTAACCCAGATAAGCGTACGATTCAGAGGTAGATTTGTAGAAACTGCCACCTGCAGTTTTTTAGGTGAATTTGGttctaaactaattaatatttctTGTTTGTTTTGCTTTGTAGTTTTGGCGAAACACCCTTAAAGAGAAGTTTTGAATCTCCTTCTGCATGGAAATCCCCTTGGTTTTCTTTTCTGCCTGGCCCACGGGTTGACACAGATATTTCGATTGAGGTATGATCAAATGTTGCATGTTTGAATTGAACGGTAAAACCCAACCCAAATCGACCCATTCATAAATAAGTGGGTTGGAATTCTCTCCTCTAGTAGAGAAGTTATGAGAAAACGTTTATATGTCGTGTATAAATATGTGGAGATGGTGGTTGCAGGATATTGGTTACGGTTACTTTGCAAGCCCAAGAGAAAGAAGTTATGATGCTCTCGGGTTAATGAAACAGTTAAGTGAGCATACCGCTTCTGCATATGCCACTGCCCAGCAAGTCTTAGGTGACGAAACTCCCGATTCCATATTAAACAAGAAACTTGCACAAAAGGTCGAAAAGAGACGGCAAGAATCAAATCTCTTGGTACACAATTTGTTTATTTTCGGCATCTGTTCAAATTTTATGTTTTCATAATGTGTAAATTAGGTTTTTGtactatacatttatatttatatattatatattatacccTAACAAGAACAATATTTTTAATTGAATTAGTACTTTTAATATTTGCAGACCGAGAAACGGGTATTGGATTTCAGTGAATGCGGAAGTCCTGGTAAAGGACTAGAGAATGTGAGGCCGTTAACAGGTTCAAGTTTCTCAAGTCCGTCTTCGTATCTGTTGAAGAGTTTCAGATGATCTATCTATAGCATGCCACATACAGTAAGTTTAtacatgtgtatatgtatatatatattcattacaaTGCCTCTCATATATTACCATTGTATTAGTGTTGAATGGTCTTTAATTTAATTGTAATTTTGTTGTATTGCAATCTTCTCTAGTTCGAGttgccaatgaagcacaccacccgacaCCACCCGGGGTCAATTCCTGTCTATGCCAAATTGTTTAAAAAGGGAGTTTGACTAGAGGGTGCGCTCGGGGTCttcattacccgaggttttaccttctatgggtgagtcaatgtgctcgttcataggagagtttcctcgcttacccaaaaaaaaataattaaaaaaaaaaaaatcttctcTTGTTCGTCTCTATGAGTTTTATAAAATTGAAGTGGTGTCTCTGCATTTCAAGTCATATCTTAATAGGTACGCGTATATAAACCAAAACTGTTTAAGAAAGTATGTAAATATACTCGTATATAAACAAAAACTGTTTAAGAAAGTATgcaaatatacttgtatatgttaATGTTAATAGATATGCGTATATAAACCAAAACTGTTTAAGAAAGtatgtaaactaaattttttttctgTAGTTGTATattcatctaaagaaaatatatatagctTAAAAGAACATAAGATCAATCGAATATGAAGTTCAAACAATTTAAGTTAATCTGATGTTGCTGTCATGTTATGAAGATGAAGAAGCAGTGGTATGTAATGCAACTAAAGAGGCATAAATGCCATCTTTGATATTGAGAAGTTCCTCATGTTTTCCTTTTTCTGCAATGACTCCATTTTTCATGACAACGATAACATCTGCTCCCTGAATTGTGGACAGCCTGTGGGCCACCACTAGTGTCGTTCTGTGTACAATAACTCGATCAAGTGCATCCTGTACGACTTTCTCGGATTCAGCATCGAGTGCACTTGTCGCCTCGTCAAGTAACAAAATCTTTGGAGCTTTAACGATGGCTCGTGCTATCGCAACTCTTTGCTTTTGGCCTCCGGATAATTGGATCCCTCGTTCGCCTACATACGTATCATACCCCTGGATTCACATAAAAATGTTTTAGACTTACTGGATCCATTTGGGTAATTTTTTAATCTTAAATGGGTCAATTTGAAAAGCGTATAAGTTCATTGGGTCGAACAAGTCAAATGAACTAACTATGCTCAAAGATAAATTTTTTATTACTAATTCTATTTAATGAATCAATGATGATACTTCTAAAGCTGTAAAAGACAGAAAAAGTACAATGTAGTGATGATATTTTTAAAACTGTGTATTTTTTTGTTTAGGGACAATTAATATGTGACAGAGGGAGTAGTAATTTTATAAATCTTTTAAAAACAGATAAAAAATTCACTTTGGGTCAAACTAAATCAACCCGGACTAAACAAAATGACCCGTTTCGACCCAGAACTGTTATCCAACCTGTTTGACCCAGCATCCTTCCACCCATGTTTCATTATACTTAAAATGTTTGTCTACACGGTTCAGGGTTGTGCATGAATGAATCTGAAAGATAAAGGTCGAATATATATACGTTGTGTAAGCTACTGATGAATTCATGGGCATTTGCCAATTCTGCAGCCGCTATGACTTCTTCCTCCGTCGCATTGCCTTCCTTACCATATGCAATGTTTGCACGAATCGTATCATTAAACAATACTGGCTCTTGGCTAACTAGACCCATCTGCTGCCTCAACCATTTCAAATTTAGCTGTCGGATATCGACTCCATCAAGCGTTATCTGTCCCGAATCAATATCATAAAACCTTTGCAACAGAGAAACAACTGTCGATTTTCCACTTCCACTTTCTCCAACAAGAGCTACGGTCTAATCAAATATAAaacataattgttttattaaacATGAAACAAATAAGCTTTTTAAGGTATAAAAAGAAAATTTTGAGAAAAAAAAAAAGCGGTTACTTGACCAGGACGAATTTCTAAACAAAGGTCCCTGAAGATTTCAACGTCGGGTCTTGAAGGATACTTGAAATTAACGTGACTAAATTCGATATCTCCTTTCACGTTTTCTAATACGGTTCCAGACTCGTCAGTATAGTCTATCTTTGACTTTTGGTCAAGAAGAGCAAAAACCGAAGCAGCAGCAGATTTGGCCTTTCCAGAATCAGGAACAAACGATCCCGATTGAGCGATACCCATTGCTGACATACTCAATCCCAAAAATACCTTCAAATACAAAAAAATGTCTCGGGTCAACTCAAGTCAACTTAGACCTTTAACCCACCCGTATGACCCTCCTAACTTATCACATGAGTGTGATCAGCTTACCTGGAACACTTCAGAGAATGTAGTATGACCCGCTTCAACAAAACGAGCTCCAACATAAAAGCTTGTTGCGTAAACTAAGAATAAAAAAAACATGGACGACCCAAAACCAGCACCGCTAACAAAACCCTGTTTAATTCCCGCTTTTCTAGGTCCTTCACATTTATTTTCATATAGCTTCATCACCTTATCTTCAGCACAAAATGATGAAACTGTTCTAATGCTTCCTACTGCATCACTCGCAACTTGACTTGCATCCTCGTATAGTTTCTACAAGCGAACTTAAACCAGTTTACTAAAGGTAGCATTTTCAACCCATTCAATTATAAGTAAAACCATATAATGTAACAAGTGACTCACCTTTGTATCAGCACTGAAACCGCTAATGAACTTCATCTGCAGGTACGTATTAATTACTAATAACGGTAACAAAAGTAAAATGATAAAAGCCAATTTCCAGCTTCCCAAAAACGCAACGAATAAACCGCAAATTGCAGACGATGTGTTCTGAACGATTAACGAAAGGCTGTCCCCAATCAGACCTCTAACAGAAGCTGCATCTGT
The window above is part of the Rutidosis leptorrhynchoides isolate AG116_Rl617_1_P2 chromosome 1, CSIRO_AGI_Rlap_v1, whole genome shotgun sequence genome. Proteins encoded here:
- the LOC139859972 gene encoding transcription factor MYB3R-1-like isoform X2 produces the protein MEKDSTMMDSSDGLNKGLQKIRYSNGRTSGPTRRSTKGQWSAEEDEKLCKAVQQFNGKNWKKIAECFKDRTDVQCLHRWQKVLNPELVKGPWSREEDEVITRLVEQLGAKKWSTIAQHLPGRIGKQCRERWHNHLNPNINKEAWSQEEEIALIQAHQIYGNKWAELTKFLPGRSDNAIKNHWNSSVKKKLDSYLSSGLLPQSESLPHVTRTNQSTPSTSSWVQQCSEDVTKSEDISDCSQGSMFVGPTSILPNVTVVHATQNETKSLDNSSNMDDGQYLSHEWITTCTDWQISSDELLQKVPSLETNNDSEFISLIDADQIQRSGNVGGVCDVAENMLICEDTYQCPNTDQELIPNDDVTILNSQSYYSDLLLTSCYESMYIPIGGELHGPPNEASNSHLCDDVGPQNKKDQVNNNSMQINDIQNQMMSADDDASENNKGVLSYDPPRFPSLDIPFFSCDLVPYSSGDMQYEYSPLGIRKLMMSSTSCFSPYRLWDSPSQSDSPDAVLKSAAKTFTCTPSILKKRNRDICSPLSEKRCEKKLERSFFSNLARDFCRLEVMYDENKCQVSPASSDKQDSGAFLEDKENLIPAADVVENEGVDGTELKCQVRESSGILTERNMDNLSFFSPDKIINKSETPKGPSVKKSGINSSKCSEVSLTEVNTEAVLCDNPRESLVSPRTITGKKAGSCLVASMQSAPSSLISVENSANDTSVETFGIFGETPLKRSFESPSAWKSPWFSFLPGPRVDTDISIEDIGYGYFASPRERSYDALGLMKQLSEHTASAYATAQQVLGDETPDSILNKKLAQKVEKRRQESNLLTEKRVLDFSECGSPGKGLENVRPLTGSSFSSPSSYLLKSFR
- the LOC139859972 gene encoding transcription factor MYB3R-1-like isoform X1; protein product: MEKDSTMMDSSDGLNKGLQKIRYSNGRTSGPTRRSTKGQWSAEEDEKLCKAVQQFNGKNWKKIAECFKDRTDVQCLHRWQKVLNPELVKGPWSREEDEVITRLVEQLGAKKWSTIAQHLPGRIGKQCRERWHNHLNPNINKEAWSQEEEIALIQAHQIYGNKWAELTKFLPGRSDNAIKNHWNSSVKKKLDSYLSSGLLPQSESLPHVTRTNQSTPSTSSWVQQCSEDVTKSEDISDCSQGSMFVGPTSILPNVTVVHATQNETKSLDNSSNMDDGQYLSHEWITTCTDWQISSDELLQKVPSLETNNDSEFISLIDADQIQRSGNVGGVCDVAENMLICEDTYQCPNTDQELIPNDDVTILNSQSYYSDLLLTSCYESMYIPIGGELHGPPNEASNSHLCDDVGPQNKKDQVNNNSMQINDIQNQMMSADDDASENNKGVLSYDPPRFPSLDIPFFSCDLVPYSSGDMQYEYSPLGIRKLMMSSTSCFSPYRLWDSPSQSDSPDAVLKSAAKTFTCTPSILKKRNRDICSPLSEKRCEKKLERSFFSNLARDFCRLEVMYDENKCQVSPASSDKQDSGAFLEDKENLIPAADVVENEGVDGTELKKCQVRESSGILTERNMDNLSFFSPDKIINKSETPKGPSVKKSGINSSKCSEVSLTEVNTEAVLCDNPRESLVSPRTITGKKAGSCLVASMQSAPSSLISVENSANDTSVETFGIFGETPLKRSFESPSAWKSPWFSFLPGPRVDTDISIEDIGYGYFASPRERSYDALGLMKQLSEHTASAYATAQQVLGDETPDSILNKKLAQKVEKRRQESNLLTEKRVLDFSECGSPGKGLENVRPLTGSSFSSPSSYLLKSFR